The proteins below come from a single Pichia kudriavzevii chromosome 2, complete sequence genomic window:
- a CDS encoding uncharacterized protein (PKUD0B01370; Pfam Domains: FA_desaturase(3.1e-33)|Lipid_DES(2.5e-21)): protein MASRHEFFWTNEKDPHVYRRKAILKKYPQVTKLTGPEPLTKWISLAVVLLQFTIAYLLRNTSPLSWKFLLIAWGVGGFASQNCFLCIHELSHNLGFRKPLYNRLFSIISNLPIGIPYSASFQPYHQLHHKFLGDEVYDTDLPTRLEALLLSSVLGKAFFTTFQIFFYAFRPMFVTQIEFTAIHLLNVVVQFVVDYYIVKYWGWNSLMYFLLSSFFAGSLHPTAGHFVAEHYIFDPPAQFKEFESPPPMETHSYYGPLNMLTWNVGYHNEHHDFPYVAWSKLPVLRETAPEFYNQVPEIKSWCWIIVDFIFNHDVTMYNRVKRHTAGPRARRSVDYNDNSK, encoded by the coding sequence ATGGCATCTCGACACGAATTCTTTTGGACAAACGAAAAGGACCCCCATGTCTATAGGAGAAAGGccattttgaagaaataccCACAAGTGACCAAACTTACCGGTCCTGAGCCACTCACAAAATGGATCAGTTTGGCCGTTGTTCTCTTACAATTCACTATTGCTTATCTTCTACGCAACACTTCTCCTTTATCGTGGAAATTTCTACTCATTGCTTGGGGGGTTGGCGGATTTGCTAGTCAAAACTGCTTTTTATGCATCCACGAATTATCCCACAATTTGGGATTCAGGAAACCCTTGTATAATAGGCTATTCTCAATAATATCCAACTTACCTATCGGAATTCCTTATTCGGCATCGTTCCAACCATACCACCAGCTCCATCACAAATTCTTGGGTGACGAAGTTTACGATACTGACTTGCCGACCCGCTTAGAAGCCCTTCTCCTATCGAGCGTCTTGGGTAAGGCCTTCTTCACTACTTTCCAGATCTTCTTCTACGCGTTCAGACCTATGTTTGTCACCCAAATCGAATTCACCGCAATCCATTTGCTTAATGTCGTTGTACAGTTCGTGGTTGATTACTACATTGTCAAATATTGGGGGTGGAACTCCCTAATGTACTTTCTGCtctcctccttctttgCAGGCTCCTTGCATCCAACCGCTGGCCATTTTGTAGCAGAACACTACATCTTCGACCCACCGGCTCAATTCAAGGAATTTGAATCTCCTCCCCCAATGGAAACCCATTCTTACTATGGCCCATTGAACATGCTAACCTGGAACGTTGGTTATCATAATGAACACCACGATTTCCCCTACGTTGCATGGTCCAAACTCCCTGTCTTGCGGGAAACAGCGCCCGAATTCTATAACCAAGTTCCAGAGATTAAAAGTTGGTGCTGGATCATTGTGGATTTCATATTCAACCATGACGTGACCATGTACAACCGTGTCAAGAGACATACAGCTGGACCTAGGGCAAGGAGGTCGGTTGACTACAATGACAACTCCAAATAA
- a CDS encoding uncharacterized protein (PKUD0B01380) — translation MPAKNTLDYLERVLDPVAKRTRGRHSILLLNPSLAQYRDTIAGLYRHLEYDPPTEILTAIPQRDVLNYTCIKPTAESASAIGPVEIYTICQDNYTNLRLLNPLRTCSADITVVVFIDIERNRLMETVNGHNYIERSDQNSLAVFKETCIRPILEETTTILNDTSLKFKSCIVCVTNASLLLYNSLTTSPVDYIQQFLRTKLLHHTTETGTFDYLVYFRNSISTTPTTPTQSTTSHPQSLFFNLLCGQQIDDSFNIQESSLHPDIFICAAKDSSSRIALLAE, via the coding sequence ATGCCGGCGAAAAATACCCTGGATTATTTGGAGAGAGTCCTTGATCCCGTTGCCAAACGTACAAGGGGAAGACACAGTATCCTTCTCCTCAATCCGTCACTGGCACAGTACAGGGACACCATTGCAGGACTGTACCGGCATCTCGAATACGATCCTCCAACAGAGATCCTTACGGCCATACCACAGAGGGACGTGCTCAACTACACGTGTATCAAGCCAACGGCAGAGTCTGCGTCTGCAATTGGCCCTGTGGAGATCTACACCATCTGCCAGGACAACTACACCAACCTGAGACTGCTGAACCCGCTGAGGACGTGTTCTGCAGATATAACTGTGGTCGTCTTTATTGATATCGAGCGGAACAGACTCATGGAGACAGTCAATGGCCACAACTACATCGAACGGTCCGACCAGAATAGCCTTGCCGTTTTCAAGGAGACCTGCATCAGACCAATTCTTGAAGAGACAACAACCATTCTCAATGACACTAGTTTAAAGTTCAAGTCTTGCATTGTCTGTGTCACAAACGCCTCTCTGCTATTGTACAACTCTCTCACAACGTCCCCAGTAGACTACATCCAGCAGTTTCTGCGCACTAAACTACTCCACCACACAACAGAAACAGGAACGTTTGACTACCTCGTCTACTTCCGCAATTCCATATCCACTACACCCACTACACCCACTCAGTCCACCACCAGCCATCCCCAATCTCTATTCTTCAACCTCCTCTGTGGCCAGCAAATAGACGATTCCTTCAACATCCAAGAGTCGAGCCTCCATCCagatattttcatttgtgCTGCAAAGGACTCAAGTTCTCGCATTGCCCTTCTCGCTGAATAG
- a CDS encoding uncharacterized protein (PKUD0B01390; similar to Saccharomyces cerevisiae YGR276C (RNH70); ancestral locus Anc_5.23) translates to MSQSQVLKEVEDDNAMHHRVARLSITVDDDSYKEHQKFLTSLKSQSENQESSAFSGDEETPYNVPVATTNERFPKSSKKRKNEKRKQRKLQKKLERQQQIENGTALLREMIDNSNQNTSAIDDDDDDGGDGNGNDNGNRDNIPLHLLAKERGSKRRRSSAALNVGMIVRKKKFLNDKPKLTVLGDRNKKASISSIRDLLLYSLTDMDLVPRWCNLTNRRSVDKFVIVFLRGLTNKEFGMPDLKKEVDPLLISKYNLNGNLDSFGKHFKEVIPMIAPGSKKCIYSTYSSLVSYTLSNKQKAAIQKENENRKIVLPDLYLTLEELLFNNYPIHKDVPGATTEMIDKTSDYKSTVNFHHDGSRTFALDCEMCLSVNGRVLTRVSLCDFDNNVIVDKLIKPDEPIIDYLTQYSGITEEMLEGVETTVEDIQEELLSIISSNDTLIGHSLESDLSVLKIKHPFIVDTSVCYDHPRGPPSKASLKMLMSTHLDTAIQKSFSGHDSVEDCISCMELVKLKIAKGYLYGKSYNMESLFKRIAQNNKLVKTAEGEKIPKKSLVVGYSPVKNFGHHETQVQCNSDDEIVDKFVELQPDNDLIILKMRELEWFKNFSQNNIVEGLKLPDDVNEMYRKVNDRMEKIYDNLAPNSILVVCSENGDTREMLRLQSQTKVIKFKVEKDTEEKPVHVKDEKFTEDTWEQLGKALDEARDTLFLCTLKPSDFKPSASTEPESLSTIIGN, encoded by the coding sequence ATGAGTCAGTCGCAAGTACtaaaagaagttgaagatgacaaTGCCATGCACCATCGTGTCGCTAGGTTGAGTATCACCGTTGACGACGACTCCTACAAGGAACACCAGAAGTTTCTAACATCTCTGAAATCTCAATCGGAAAACCAGGAATCTTCAGCATTTTCAGGAGATGAGGAAACACCTTACAATGTACCAGTGGCCACTACTAATGAGAGATTCCCCAAATCTTCcaagaagaggaaaaacGAAAAGAGGAAACAACGTAAGCTACAAAAGAAGCTTGAAAGACAACAAcagattgaaaatggtaCGGCGTTACTGAGGGAAATGATTGATAACTCAAATCAGAATACTTCTGccattgatgatgatgatgatgatggaggagatggaaatggaaatgatAATGGAAATAGAGACAACATCCCGCTTCATTTGTTGGCGAAAGAGAGAGGTTCCAAAAGAAGACGGTCTTCTGCTGCTCTGAATGTTGGAATGATTGTtaggaagaaaaagttcTTAAATGACAAGCCCAAGCTAACAGTTTTGGGCGATAGAAATAAAAAGGCctctatttcttcaataaggGATCTCCTGTTGTATTCGTTGACAGACATGGATTTGGTCCCAAGATGGTGCAACTTGACTAATAGGAGATCTGTTGACAAGTTTGTCATTGTTTTCCTGCGTGGATTGACCAACAAAGAGTTTGGCATGCCggatttgaagaaagaggTTGATCCTCTACTaatatcaaaatataaTTTAAATGGGAACTTGGATAGCTTTGGTAAACATTTCAAGGAGGTTATACCAATGATTGCACCAGGTTCGAAAAAATGTATCTATTCAACTTATTCTTCGCTAGTCTCTTATACTCTctcaaataaacaaaagGCTgcaattcaaaaagaaaatgaaaacaggAAAATTGTATTGCCTGATTTATACTTAACGTTGGAAGAGCTGTTGTTCAATAATTATCCCATCCATAAAGATGTTCCGGGTGCAACTACAGAAATGATCGATAAAACCAGTGATTATAAAAGTACAGTCAATTTCCACCATGATGGCTCAAGAACATTTGCACTAGATTGTGAAATGTGCCTGTCTGTGAATGGTAGAGTTCTAACCAGAGTTTCACTATGTGATTTCGATAATAATGTCATTGTCGATAAATTAATTAAACCTGATGAGCCTATTATTGACTATTTAACTCAATATTCCGGTATAACCGAAGAAATGTTAGAAGGGGTGGAAACAACAGTCGAAGACATACAGGAAGAGCTTCTGTCTATTATCTCAAGCAACGATACACTTATTGGGCATTCACTTGAGTCAGATTTATCggttttgaaaattaaGCATCCCTTTATCGTCGATACCTCAGTTTGTTATGACCATCCAAGAGGCCCACCTTCCAAAGCTTCATTAAAGATGTTAATGTCGACCCACTTAGACACGGCAATCCAGAAGAGTTTCTCTGGCCATGATTCGGTGGAAGACTGTATCAGTTGTATGGAGCTAGTCAAACTTAAGATCGCCAAGGGTTATTTGTATGGTAAATCGTATAATATGGAGTCCCtattcaaaagaattgCACAAAACAACAAGCTTGTCAAGACCGCAGAGGGGGAAAAAATCCCGAAAAAGTCATTAGTTGTGGGTTATTCACCAGTCAAAAACTTTGGACATCACGAAACCCAAGTTCAATGCAATTCGGATGATGAAATCGTGGATAAGTTTGTCGAGTTACAACCAGACAATGACCTGATCATCCTTAAAATGAGAGAACTGGAATGgttcaaaaatttttcCCAGAATAATATAGTGGAAGGTTTGAAGTTACCCGATGATGTGAACGAAATGTACCGAAAAGTGAATGATAGAATGGAGAAAATATACGACAATTTGGCACCAAATTCCATACTTGTGGTTTGTTCGGAGAATGGTGATACGAGGGAGATGTTGAGGTTGCAGAGTCAAACCAAagttatcaaattcaaggtTGAGAAAGATACCGAGGAAAAACCAGTACATGTAAAAGATGAAAAGTTTACTGAAGATACTTGGGAACAGCTGGGGAAAGCATTAGATGAAGCACGAGATACGCTCTTTTTGTGTACATTGAAACCATCAGATTTCAAACCCAGTGCAAGTACCGAACCTGAGTCACTTTCAACTATTATCGGAAATTAG
- a CDS encoding uncharacterized protein (PKUD0B01400; similar to Saccharomyces cerevisiae YDL017W (CDC7); ancestral locus Anc_3.183) has protein sequence MVFVAMDRESRVTELVCQSKEAEEAAGVETGYEELIQEGHKVIDNAPVPGDGELIIKEEHTCDNKERLRRHRKADKLEHALNQSILEQARNEKSRQDGDVSERKRRRNSASKSEATDMREDRPYSQVNGMSTISRGSDEYTTEELKMVLGSNYTVSPAIKQEIYDLNCSFPNLDQSYRIFNKIGEGTFSTVYLGQKVGDSLSNEKPRDTSLVALKRIYVTSSPQRIYNELNLLYSLRGSQNVAPLLDVLRFEDQVIAVLPFYQHSDFRDFYRDLPLYGIKTYMHELLLALNFIHERGVIHRDIKPTNFLYNPFTRRGVLVDFGLAETQSECISSKCPCYTRSEFKNVYRQLEVENNSQFPKNGYLKDDQRPGRRANRAGTRGFRAPEVLLKCNNQTKSIDIWSAGVMLLTLLSRRFPFFNSTDDVDALMEITAIFGVEEMKKCAAIHGLGFECNYPRFKDRIKLETLVANAVLMDCKEGDTFADDSPAWELLCAVDKKGTVSESSLGQEYRDAFEVLNECMVLDPLDRPSASELLTYPFFSDVV, from the coding sequence ATGGTGTTTGTTGCAATGGACAGAGAATCCAGGGTGACAGAGCTGGTTTGTCAGTCAaaagaagcagaagaagcaGCAGGTGTAGAAACAGGGTACGAGGAACTGATCCAAGAAGGACACAAGGTTATTGACAATGCACCCGTTCCAGGAGATGGCGAGCTAATaattaaagaagaacatACATGTGATAACAAAGAAAGGCTACGTAGGCATAGGAAAGCCGACAAACTAGAGCATGCTTTGAACCAATCAATATTAGAACAGGCAAGAAATGAGAAATCTAGACAAGATGGTGATGTATCTGaaaggaagaggaggaggaacTCTGCAAGTAAAAGCGAAGCTACAGATATGCGAGAAGATCGGCCCTATTCACAAGTCAATGGTATGAGTACAATTTCCCGAGGTTCTGACGAATATACCACAGAAGAGCTAAAAATGGTGCTAGGGTCCAACTATACTGTTTCCCCTGCGATTAAACAAGAGATATACGATTTGAATTGCTCGTTCCCGAATCTGGACCAGAGCTATAGGATATTTAATAAGATTGGTGAAGGTACATTTTCAACTGTTTATTTGGGTCAAAAGGTTGGCGATAGTCTGAGCAATGAGAAACCCAGAGACACTTCCCTAGTTGCATTGAAGAGGATTTATGTAACTTCATCACCTCAAAGAATTTACAACGAATTGAACTTGTTGTATTCTCTACGGGGGAGCCAGAATGTTGCTCCGCTATTGGACGTTTTGCGGTTTGAAGATCAGGTTATAGCAGTTTTGCCATTTTACCAACACTCTGACTTCCGTGACTTTTACAGGGATTTACCACTCTATGGTATTAAAACGTACATGCATGAGCTGTTACTTGCACTTAATTTTATTCATGAAAGAGGCGTCATTCATAGAGACATTAAGCCTACCAATTTCTTGTACAATCCGTTTACAAGACGGGGCGTTTTAGTCGACTTTGGTCTAGCAGAAACACAAAGCGAATGTATCTCTAGTAAATGCCCTTGCTATACTCGAAGTGAGTTTAAGAATGTTTACCGGCAGCTTGAAGTAGAAAACAATAGTCAGTTTCCGAAAAACGGATATTTAAAAGATGACCAAAGGCCCGGTAGACGTGCAAATCGTGCTGGTACGAGAGGTTTCAGAGCACCTGAAGTTTTGCTGAAGTGTAACAACCAAACAAAGAGTATCGATATTTGGTCGGCAGGTGTTATGCTACTTACGTTATTATCAAGGAGATTCccctttttcaattccacAGACGATGTTGATGCACTTATGGAGATCACTGCAATATTTGGGGTGGAggagatgaaaaaatgtgCAGCCATCCACGGTTTAGGCTTTGAATGTAATTACCCAAGGTTCAAGGATAGGATTAAGCTTGAAACACTTGTTGCTAATGCCGTGTTAATGGATTGTAAAGAGGGCGACACATTTGCGGATGATTCTCCTGCATGGGAATTGTTATGTGCCGTAGATAAAAAAGGTACTGTTTCGGAGTCTTCGCTAGGGCAGGAGTACCGGGATGCATTTGAAGTGCTGAATGAATGTATGGTGCTTGATCCGTTGGATCGTCCATCTGCATCAGAATTGTTAACATACCCTTTCTTCTCTGATGTTGTTTAG
- a CDS encoding uncharacterized protein (PKUD0B01410; similar to Saccharomyces cerevisiae YML048W (GSF2); ancestral locus Anc_1.496): MSTGVVKRKVQFNEETLTEQVLELNPKTYDIYMRMNHSAEYDFCFQVNDQTTFKDLFKIFKLPMVFSPSIFYSKDPTGFSVSTHPGYLSRTGTVVFDTYAHKQKYLTRISNLNDKISQHCLPGQLIVPTFERRYFLHFSVISFFLAWLFVDLPEHIAPIKGLSPTYRLTDVICYFIKEFLDKPDIAQHFHDGIYAPVDVIEQWIYFSFHLIKCTMLYFFVWSGLFNPYSFRKPALAVTKDELIEIGWTGVKKGGKADVQDGYRSSLIQEHGTIIGIFNAGKLEYVKECFIDLQRGEGYDYKSPIDPNVEVPFKLTKELLMKERKFLATELAKMPYENAYKELKRYRKNGPLVPCVQLKEMVERKFAKIDESIRQKAYNNPVLKKNQ, translated from the coding sequence ATGTCTACAGGTGTTGTGAAAAGGAAGGTCCAGTTTAATGAGGAGACTCTCACTGAGCAGGTGCTAGAGTTGAATCCGAAAACCTATGATATCTATATGCGTATGAACCATTCAGCGGAATAtgatttttgtttccaaGTCAATGACCAAACCACATTTAAGGAtcttttcaagattttcaaacttcCAATGGTTTTCTCtccatcaattttttaCAGTAAAGACCCAACAGGTTTTTCCGTCTCAACTCACCCAGGCTATTTGAGTAGAACAGGCACAGTTGTATTCGACACGTATGCACACAAACAGAAGTATTTAACGAGAATctcaaatttgaatgacAAAATCTCTCAACACTGTCTACCAGGGCAATTGATTGTTCCAACTTTTGAGAGACGTTATTTCTTGCATTTTTCAgttatttccttttttttagCATGGTTATTTGTTGATCTACCAGAGCATATTGCTCCTATCAAAGGTTTGAGTCCAACATATAGATTGACTGACGTTATTTGctattttatcaaagaatttcttGACAAGCCCGATATTGCTCAGCATTTTCATGATGGTATTTATGCACCAGTCGACGTTATTGAACAGTGGATCTACTTCTCCTTCCACCTAATTAAGTGCACAatgttgtatttttttgtttggtcAGGTCTATTCAATCCATATTCCTTTAGAAAACCAGCGTTGGCTGTTACTAAGGATGAGTTGATTGAAATTGGTTGGACTGGTGTTAAAAAGGGAGGTAAGGCAGATGTTCAAGACGGTTATAGAAGCTCGTTGATTCAAGAACATGGCACAATCATTGGCATCTTTAATGCTGGCAAGCTGGAATACGTCAAGGAGTGTTTTATTGATTTACAGAGGGGAGAAGGTTATGATTATAAATCACCAATTGACCCCAATGTTGAAGTTCCATTTAAGCTTACTAAAGAGCTGCTAATGAAGGAACGTAAGTTCTTAGCCACAGAATTGGCGAAAATGCCCTACGAAAATGCCTacaaagaattgaagaggTATAGAAAAAATGGTCCTTTGGTTCCCTGTGTTCAATTAAAGGAGATGGTTGAACGCAAGTTTGCgaaaattgatgaaagtATCAGACAAAAGGCTTACAATAACCCTGTGCTTAAAAAGAATCAATAG
- a CDS encoding uncharacterized protein (PKUD0B01420; similar to Saccharomyces cerevisiae YGL030W (RPL30); ancestral locus Anc_4.85), protein MAPKTKKNSDLMNAKLALAIKSGKYTLGYKSTIKSIRQGKAKMIIIAANTPVLRKSELEYYAMLSKTAVYYFQGGNNELGTACGKLFRVGVLSILDAGDSDILSIGQN, encoded by the exons ATG GCACCAAAGACTAAGAAGAATTCCGACTTAATGAACGCTAAGTTAGCTTTAGCTATCAAGTCTGGTAAGTATACACTAGGTTACAAGTCCACCATCAAGTCCATCAGACAAGGTAAGGCTAAGATGATCATCATTGCAGCTAACACCCCAGTCTTGAGAAAGTCTGAATTGGAATACTATGCTATGTTATCCAAGACTGCTGTCTACTACTTCCAAGGTGGTAACAACGAATTAGGTACTGCTTGTGGTAAGTTGTTCAGAGTTGGTGTCTTATCCATCTTAGACGCTGGTGACTCTGATATCTTATCTATTGGACAAAACTAA
- a CDS encoding uncharacterized protein (PKUD0B01430; similar to Saccharomyces cerevisiae YGL031C (RPL24A) and YGR148C (RPL24B); ancestral locus Anc_4.84): MKVEVDSFSGAKIYPGRGTLFVRGDSKIFRFQSSKSASLFHQRKNPRRIAWTVLFRKQHKKGITEEVAKKRSRKTVKHQRAIVGASLDLIKERRSLKPEQRKAKRTEALAAAKEKKKADKEKRKAEKAKLVASGAKISKQQAKGAFQKVQATSR, from the coding sequence ATGAAGGTCGAAGTTGACTCCTTTTCCGGTGCAAAGATTTACCCAGGTAGAGGTACCCTTTTCGTTAGAGGTGACTCCAAGATTTTCAGATTCCAATCTTCTAAATCTGCATCTTTATTCCACCAAAGAAAGAACCCAAGAAGAATTGCATGGACTGTTTTATTCAGAAAGCAACACAAGAAGGGTATTActgaagaagttgcaaaGAAGAGATCCAGAAAGACCGTCAAGCACCAAAGAGCAATTGTCGGTGCTTCTTTAGACTTGATCAAGGAAAGAAGATCTTTAAAGCCAGAACAAAGAAAGGCAAAGAGAACCGAAGCTCTTGCAGCtgcaaaggaaaagaagaaggctgacaaggaaaagagaaagGCAGAAAAGGCTAAGTTAGTTGCTTCTGGTGCAAAGATCTCTAAGCAACAAGCTAAGGGTGCTTTCCAAAAGGTTCAAGCTACCTCCCGTTAA
- a CDS encoding uncharacterized protein (PKUD0B01440; Pfam Domains: Sugar_tr(3.2e-89)|MFS_1(1.5e-15)): protein MMGKCNSLSQASTEPVNNQTCEKSVADHHKSIDLDIEQALAENRHDISPEFFCNSLAGSSPHLNLKSTGSTIILCHTSDDVILSIFPLLCYTLLVSLGGLVYGYDIGTVGGIVDIPAFVRKFGDHSTANGDKVFKPITKGCLVSIACLGGFVSGFVSNQTIPLIGMRFTLSLAMLVYMLGIILALIAPTYHVVIVSRLLNGLAVGISTVACPMYISEITPVKYRGVLTCFNQLFTTIGIVIGSVTMYFSATRFNSDNNAQFLYPLCQGGFLSLLAAASIWLVPESPQWLARKENNVEKVKKALSRLNYLNINDEKVIDNTVKLYDIQAVNRSNIEMNGKRARSIIRGEPKYLFRTIIGILIYGFQQFTGINFFFFYGLTIFKGIQVKSPYQIPVMLGVINLFFSSLSVYTISKFPRRHLLLFGSISLSSLMVCFTIAGAILKNKFDVTVPLILISCAFIAVFSITWGPIASVVISEMYPSTIKVKAMSICGSCAWIFNFMISLIIPTLTKYIGLGVGGGFAFATVCGGVFVYFFVPETRNTTTTVLDFHYQEKGRLYRRLCR from the coding sequence ATGATGGGAAAATGTAATTCCTTATCACAAGCATCAACAGAACCTGTAAATAATCAAACTTGCGAAAAATCAGTAGCGGACCACCACAAGTCCATAGATCTGGATATCGAACAAGCACTTGCTGAAAACAGACATGATATCTCCCCCGAGTTTTTCTGTAATTCCCTTGCTGGGTCAAGTCCTCATCTTAATCTGAAAAGTACTGGTAGCACAATAATTCTCTGCCATACAAGTGATGATGTTATCCTGTCAATTTTTCCTCTACTCTGCTACACATTATTGGTTTCCCTTGGCGGTTTAGTTTACGGATACGATATTGGAACAGTTGGTGGAATTGTGGATATACCTGCATTTGTTAGAAAATTCGGTGACCACTCAACAGCAAATGGAGATAAAGTTTTTAAGCCGATAACAAAGGGGTGTTTGGTCAGTATTGCATGTTTGGGAGGGTTTGTTAGTGGTTTTGTCTCCAATCAGACTATACCTCTAATTGGAATGAGATTTACTCTCTCATTAGCAATGCTGGTCTACATGTTAGGGATCATATTAGCATTGATAGCACCTACGTATCATGTGGTTATTGTTAGTCGATTGCTTAATGGCTTGGCAGTTGGTATTTCAACAGTCGCATGTCCAATGTACATTAGTGAAATTACGCCAGTAAAATATAGAGGTGTTTTGACTTGTTTCAACCAATTGTTTACTACTATTGGAATCGTAATTGGATCAGTTACTATGTATTTTTCTGCCACTAGATTTAATTCAGACAATAATGCCCAATTTCTGTATCCTTTATGCCAAGGTGGATTTCTTTCGTTATTAGCTGCAGCATCCATTTGGTTGGTACCCGAGTCACCACAATGGTTAGcaaggaaagaaaacaatgttgaaaaagtgaaaaaagCGTTGAGTAGGTTGAACTATTTGAACataaatgatgaaaaagtGATTGATAATACAGTAAAATTGTACGATATTCAAGCAGTTAATCGATCCAACATTGAGATGAATGGTAAAAGGGCCAGATCAATTATAAGAGGTGAGCCCAAATACCTTTTCAGGACAATCATCGGCATTTTGATTTATGGGTTTCAGCAATTTACTGGtattaattttttctttttctatGGCTTAACCATCTTCAAAGGCATCCAGGTGAAGAGTCCCTATCAAATTCCTGTAATGCTAGGTGTCattaatttatttttttcgAGTTTGTCGGTTTATACAATCTCGAAATTTCCAAGGAGACACCTCCTCTTGTTTGGTTCTATTTCCTTGAGTTCATTGATGGTGTGTTTTACAATTGCTGGAGCAATactgaaaaataaatttgatgTAACGGTGCCATTGATACTAATATCGTGCGCCTTTATTGCAGTCTTTAGTATCACTTGGGGCCCAATAGCATCAGTTGTAATCTCCGAAATGTACCCGTCCACCATAAAGGTCAAGGCAATGTCCATATGTGGCTCATGTGCATGGATATTCAACTTTATGATTTCACTTATCATCCCTACCTTGACAAAATATATCGGGTTGGGAGTCGGAGGAGGTTTTGCTTTTGCTACAGTTTGCGGTGGGGtatttgtttatttttttgttccGGAAACTAGAAATACTACAACTACAGTACTAGATTTCCATTATCAAGAAAAGGGCCGCCTTTATCGAAGATTGTGCAGATAA